Part of the Bryobacteraceae bacterium genome is shown below.
CGCCAATATCGCCGAAGCCGTGAGGAGACTGGCGGCATGAAGGCTGTCGTCAAGAAGACGCCCGGCCCCGGCGGGCTGGAACTGCTCGACTGGAAAGAGCCCGATCCAGAACCGGACCAGGTGAAGATGCGCGTCACCGGCGCGGGCATCTGTGGCACCGACATCCATATCATCAAGGGCAATTGGATGAGCCGTCCGCCGGTGGTGCTGGGTCACGAGTGGTGCGGCGAGATCGTGGAGGCGGGCGCGCAGGTGAGGCACCTGAAACCCGGCGACCGCGTCACCGCGTCCAACCCCGCGCGCACCTGCGGCTACTGCACCTACTGCACATCGGGAAACCCGTTCATGTGTCCGGACCGCATCTCGGCCGGCTACATGATCGACGGCGCGTTCGCCGAGTACATGTGCATCGACGCGCGCCGGTGCCACAAGATCGAGGATCACGTCACGTTCCGCGAAGCCGCGCTCGGCGAACCGCTGGCTGTCGCCGTGCGCGCCGTCACCGAACGGACCACCGTCCACGCCGGCGATATCGTCGTGGTTTCCGGCCCCGGCTGCATCGGCCTGCTCACGATGCAAGTGGCCCGGTTGGAAGGCGCCCGCGTTATCGTCGCGGGGCTCGCCAAGGACGCCGCGCGACTGGAATGCGCGCGCAAACTCGGCGCGGACCACGTGCTGAACGTCGACGAGCAGCCGCTCGACGCGTTCGTCAAGGAACTCACCGGCGGGCGCGGCGCGGACCTCGTCTATGAATGCGCGGGCAGCCGCCATTCGCTGGCCTCCTGCTGGACCGCCGTTCGCAAACAAGGAACGCTCGTGCCTCTTGGCGTACACCCGGGCCCATTCGAGACGGACTTCAACAACATCATGATGAAGGAACTCAACGTCACCGGCTCCTATGGCTATGTGTGGACGAGTTGGGAGCGCACGGTCCGGCTGCTGGCCGAACACAAGATCGATATCGAAAGCCTCATTTCGCACGAACTACCGCTTGATCGCTACGAAGACGCGTTCCGCTGGACGCAGGACGGTTCTGCGATCAAAGTGATCTTCAACCCGGCGCTCGCGTAAACACCGCGTGTGGTAGATTCTTAACCACCATGCGGACCTTGGCGATCCTATTCACGGCGCTCATTCCGGCGGCGGGCGCGGATTTCGGCGTGCGTCTGATCCTCGGCCTCAACGACGCGGCGGATACCAAGTGGGACGGTTCCGTCACCGCCACCGGCGCGACGATTCGGTCGATCGAGCCGTGGCGGTTTGAAGGCGACGACCGTATCGAGGGCAACTCGTGGGAATGCTCGATCCATCCGATCCGCTTGTTTGGCGCCAACGCGGGGCGGCGTCCGGCGGCGAACGGCGTGGTCGTGTGGCTCACCGGCGCGAGCGATTCCACCACGCTGGAGGTGAAGACGGCGCAAGGCGGCTTCGTGGTGAACGTGGCGGCGATTCCCTACGGCCAAATCGCGCACCACCTCAACGGCCGCGCCATGGCGGATCGAGTGCCGATGACGGCGCGGCTAACCGAGTCCGCCGACGAGCAGGACTACCCGGCGGCGGCCGTCGACAGGACCGGCGGCGTTTGGATGGCGTGGATGGAGTTCCGCCACCATCCGGATCACAACCGGCTGCGCGCCAACATGCGGACGCCCCCGGCGGGCTTCGATCGATACGCGACGGCGGCGCTCGGAGACCGGATCTTCGCGCGCCGTTTCGCGAACGGGCGGTGGTCCGAACCGATCCCGGTAACCGACGAGGGCGGCGATCTCTACCGGCCGGCGATCGCCGTGGACGGGCGTGGGCGAGCGTGGGTGTTCTGGTCGTCGAATACAGGCCGCCCGGGCGCGCCGAACTTCGATCTTTTCGCGCGCCGGATCGACGGCGCCACGCCCGCGTCGGCGGTGCGGCTGTCGAGCGACGCCGGTTCCGATGCATTCCCGGCGGCGTCGACGGATTCGGCAGGCAACGTACACGTCGCGTGGCAGGCCTGGCGCAAGGGCAAGGCCGAGATCCATTGGCGCGTGCAGGACGGCGGCAACTTCAAGGGCGAATCGGTTGTGTCCGTGTCCGGCGGCAACGAGTGGAACCCGGCG
Proteins encoded:
- a CDS encoding zinc-binding dehydrogenase; translated protein: MKAVVKKTPGPGGLELLDWKEPDPEPDQVKMRVTGAGICGTDIHIIKGNWMSRPPVVLGHEWCGEIVEAGAQVRHLKPGDRVTASNPARTCGYCTYCTSGNPFMCPDRISAGYMIDGAFAEYMCIDARRCHKIEDHVTFREAALGEPLAVAVRAVTERTTVHAGDIVVVSGPGCIGLLTMQVARLEGARVIVAGLAKDAARLECARKLGADHVLNVDEQPLDAFVKELTGGRGADLVYECAGSRHSLASCWTAVRKQGTLVPLGVHPGPFETDFNNIMMKELNVTGSYGYVWTSWERTVRLLAEHKIDIESLISHELPLDRYEDAFRWTQDGSAIKVIFNPALA